In the genome of Streptomyces sp. NBC_00433, the window CAGTAGGGCACGACGTGGTTTTTGATAGTCGAGGCGTCGCCACGCAGCGTGTGGGGTTCGACGACGCGGGCGTTCCACCACCGGTCATGCCACTCCCCGAGCTGGGTCCTGCCAGCCCTCGGATCCCGCACGCCACCTCGAGCGAACTGCGTCTCCATCTCAACAGCCCAGGCGCGCGCCTGAGCCTTGAGGGGGAACGACTCACTCAATCGGGATCCAGTCCGACTGCGTACTGTCGCCTGCCATTTTCCAGATTTCAACCTGCGCAGGTACGTGATACCACTCCTTTATTCAGACGTACATGGGGATCGATTCGAAAATGAGTCAGCGGCAACGCCTTTCAGCCGCAACCGCCCTGCTGGAGATGAACGCCTCCAAGCCATCTGCTGGCACCCGAACACGAGAGCGTCCCGTTCCTGTACGCAGGTCTACGACCGGTAGGTCGCCGGCAGCAATAAAGCGGTACACGGTTCGCCGGTCGACATCCAAAGCGGCGGCGACGGCGGGAATTGACAGCAGACGAGTCGGCAACGATGAGTCCTCGCGGCGAGAAGGGCAACGGGTGATTGACGGTTCTCTCGCGACCACCGACTAGCCGCGCACACGTCGCGGTCCCGCACGGCTCCCCGCAGGAGAGCGGAGCCAATGGAACCTACGTTTGCTTGCTGCTAGCCGCGGACCGTTCCGCATCTCAACGGTTCGTGGGTCGTTCAGGAGCCGGTACGGCGGACGGCTTGGCAGTGGCCCTCGGGACCAGGTTCACTGACCCCACCCACTGCCAACCAACCCGCGCGGACATCACCATGCTCCTCGGAAAACACGTTTTGCCTGACGGCATTTTCTGGGCTATACAGCGCAGCGCACCGGCCCACGGGGAGCACGGACCATCGTGGTCCCGTTCCGCACCTCGACTCCCTCGACAGAGGGCTTACGGGTCGACCGTGCCGCGCGGCCCTCCCACGCCACCCCCTCCGGCGGGGAGATATCCAGACAGGCGATTGGAGAACACCCTTTTCTTGAGCAGCGAAGGAAGGCTATAGCTTGACATACGCTCACGATAATAATCCACTCATTTGCCGAGGAGAGTATCTGCCGTGAGCGAACTGATGCATCGCGAACCATTACGCTTGGCAGTAGTATGAATCGAGGCGAGGAGATGCCAATCAGCGGACGATTCGGACAGGTCCATATTTCAGGCCGCCTTTTGCAAGCCAGGACGTTGTTGCGGTGGACACCGGGCCGGGCAGCGTGGCACGCCAACAAGATCGCGTTTTCGCAGAGCACTGGGGATTGAGACCAATAGGCTCGCAAATAGACGATTCGCGCATTGCTCGTGGGGGGTGTTTCCTGCCCGAACCGCAGCAGGCTCAACGGAGTTGGCGGAGTACACGCCGGGGTGCTGGCGGCGTACAACGAGCGGGACGGCACGGCCCGCTCGCATGCCGTGGAGCTCCAGCAGGTCGGAGTCGGCGGGGCTCCGAGGTTTCGGACGAGCGGGTGGAGCGGATGGACGGGCCCGAACAATGCGCGAGCGGGAGTAAGCCGGTTCGCCCGACCGGTGGCCTCTTCGCCGTACCCGGCGAACGGCTCGACGCCGCGATCAGAAGGACCGGCACGGCCCACGAGGCCGACCAGGCCCCGGCACTGGGCCTGCTGCCACCGGGTGAACGACGCCGAGCTCCGGGTCGGCGCCGCACTTGCACCCTTGCGCGCCGTTCCGCGGCCGGTCCAGGGAGATCGGGTGCGCGGCGGCCCCGCCGACCGGGAGAATCATCTGTTATGGCACAGTCCGTCCCCGCATCCTCTGTCCCGGATTCCCAGTACGTCCGGCGCATTCTGCGCCATTCGCAGAGTTCGCTCGTAGGGCTCATCGCCTCCACGAGCGCGCAGCTCCCGTACCCCCGCGATCTGGGCGAGCACGAAGGTTTCGGCGTATACGGCCCTTGAGCACTCGCCGACGCCGCGCGGGTCTCCCTTGCCCTCGGCAAGGAGATCAACCGCGCCCCGGCACAGCCGCGTGATCCTGGGCAGATCCTGGGCCCCTACCTCGCCCTGGACGACCCCTTCTACAAGGAGTCGCCGGAGGAGAAGCTGACGCGCCTGCTGACGCGCGCAGGGCTGATGCGTTCTCAGCAGATGATCTTGAGGAGGGTGGTGGCGTGACCGGTAGCGGTCGGTTGCGGCGGCGATGTTGGTCCAGCCGGCCTGGCGCATCAGGCCGATGGCGAGTTTGCGCAGTGTGGCCATGGCGCGGGGAGCGTTGCCGGTCTGGACCTTGGAGGCGTCCTCGACGAAGGTCACATCTGTCACGTGGTGCAGGGCTTCCACGGACCAGTGGCCCTGGACGAGTTCGGCCAGGCGGCCGGGGTCCGCCTGGCCGGGGGTGAGGCTGGTGACGGCGTAGACCGTCTTCGTCTGGACCTCGCCAGTCTTGGTGCTGACGCGGCGTCGCTTGATCTCGATGGCCTGGAAGGCGCGCGGGAACAGTAGCCCGGCTTCGACGGTGCACACTTTCAGCCGCCGGACCTCGCGCCGTCCGTGCCCGGCGGTGCGGGTGCGGTCCAGCAGCGGCAGCTGCTGCCAGGGCAGGGCGCGCAGTTGCCGGCGCAGTCCCTTCTGGTTGCCCTTGCCGACCAGGAGGTAGTGCCCGCCAGCGGCGACGATCTTCTTCGCGGTCTTGCGCTGGGTGTGCATCGAGTCGGCGGTGACGACCACACCGCGCAGGTCAAAGCGGGCCAGCAGCGGGGTCATGGCCGGGATTTCGTTGCTCATGGCGGCCACTTGGCATTGGGCGATGACGGTCTGGCTGCCGTGTAGGGCAGCGGCCAGCAGGTGGACTGCCGTCTTGCTGTCGGTGCGCGAACCGCGCACGGCCTTGCCGTCCACGGCCAGCCCGGTCAGGGCTTCGTCGTCCTCGACGGGATCGGCGGCGTGGCGAGCGAGCCAGGCGCCGACCGCGTCGTCCAGAGCGTCTCCGTCGATGCGGGCCGGCAGTCTGCCGAGCGTGGAGGCGTTGGGTGCGGCGCGGTCAAGGCCGAGTCCGGCGCGGACCTGCGAGTCGGCGTCGGCGGCGTATCGGGCGATCTGCGCGAGGGAGTGGGCTCCGTCGAGCACCGCCGTCAGACACAGGGCCAGCAGCGCGCCGATCTGGTAGCGGCGCCCGCGCACCCGGCGCGGATCGGGCACGGCGGCCAGCACGTTTGACAGTGAGGCCAGCTCGCGCGGCTCGACGGATGGGCGTGGGTCGGTGGCGTCCTCGCATTGGCGCGCGACGACGGTGATCAGGCAGAGGGCACGCGGACGCGACTCCAGGACGATCTTCGGTCTCAGTGGGCGGTTCGTGAGCTTTTGGATAGACCTGTGGTCGCCTGATGGTGTGGGTTGTGGGCAGAATCCGCCGGCCCGCGGTGGTTCATCTGGTGATGTGATCGGGTGAGTGAACGCAAGCCGTACCCGAGTGACTTATCGGACGGGCAGTGGTCGTTGATCGAGCCGGTGATCACCGCGTGGAAGGACCGGCACCGCTCGGACAGCGGCTACCAGGGCGCCTACGAGATGCGGGAGATCGTCAACGCGATCCTCTACCAGGGGCGGGCCGACTGTCAGTGGGCGTACATCCCGCACGACCTGCCGCCCAAGAGCGCGACCTACTACTACTTCGCCGCCTGGCGGAACGACGGAACCGACCAGATCATCCATGAACTCCTGCGCTGCCAGGTCCGCGAACGCGCCCAGCGATTAGAGGACCTGACCCTGGTGGTGCTGGACACCCAGAGTCTCCATGCGGCTGCCGGGGTCCCCGCCGCCACGACCGGCCACGATCCGGCCAAGAGGGTGCCCGGCCGCAAGCGCGGCCTGGCCGTGGACGTACTCGGCCTGGTCATCGCGGTCGTCGTCCTCGCCGCGAACACGCACGACAACGCCGCAGGCATCATCCTGCTGGACCAGGTCGCCGAGCACGCTGGCGGAACCGCCCGCAAAGCCCTCGTCGACCAGGGCTTCAAGAACAAGGCCGTCGAGCACGGCGCCGGCCTGGGCATCGACGTCGAGATCGTGGCACGCAACCCGCAGGACAAGGGGTTCGTGCCGCAACCGAAGCGGTGGAGGGTCGAGCAGACCTACGGGATCCTGATACTGCACCGGCGCCTGGTCCGTGACTACGAGCACCGTCCCTCCTCTTCCGCCTCCCGCGTCTACTGGGCGATGACCCACGTCATGAGCCGACGCCTCACCGGCGCGAACACCCCCACCTGGCGCACGGTGCAGGAGGCAGCAGCGTGAACATCCAGCCCCTGCTCGATGCCCTGGACCTCCAGGAAGACGCCGCCCGGACCCTGGCCGACGACCTCCGCGCGCAGATCGACAACCTGCAAACCCAGCTACGGGAGACCGAGAGGCACCTGGAGCACCTCACGATCACCCGCAAGACCGTCACCGGCCTTGCCGACCGGCTCCCGGTCGTCGCGCCGGACCTGCCCGACCACCCGGACTACCCCCGCATCCTCGCCGCCTTCAACCACACGCCCCGGCCACTACGAGCCAAGGACGTCTGCGAAGCCCTCGGCCACGAACTGCTGCCGAAGAACGTCGAAGGCACCCGGGCCAAGCTGAAACGCCTGGTCAAACTCGGGATTCTCACCGAGGTCGACACCGGCAGCTTCACCACGAAGCAGTAGCCGGCCACTGCGATCGCTCAGATGTGCATGTCCGGGGTGCCGCGAACTGCATACGCCGGCAGGCGGGCTTCCTTCAGGTAGGCCGGGGAGAGCGAGAGGTCGAACCGCCGCTCGATGATGCCAAGGGTGCGCCGGTAGGTATCTGTGTAGTGCTCGCCTTCGGCGGCGATGAGTGTTTTCCCGTCGGACTGCAGCACGCGCCCACTGACGAGTTCGGGAAGCAGCAGGTCAGGCTCCCGACCCCAGCGCCACACTTCCTCGCCCAGCCCGAACCCACACAGTTCCACGCCGTCCCGAGCGTAAAAGACTGTGGCTGGCGGGTGCTCTTGTATCGGCACGTAGCGGACGGCTTCGACGCCTTCTCGGGAGATCTCTGGCAGACGGTCCCCACCGGTCGAGTCTCCGTACTCCAGGGCGAACGACCAGCCTCCATGCTCTCCGACCCGTACGACACCATCGCCATCCTCGCCCGGTCGGTACCACTGCCCGAGGTCCCACGCTTCGGCGTCGGTGATGGGCTCGGTCGCTCCGTCCCGGTCGCCTCCCATGCGCACGGCCAGTTCGTGCCCGGATATTCCGTGTGCGAACACCACACTGGACATCCAGTGCTCCAGATCGACCAGCCACTGAATCCCGTCGCGCATACCCTCGCCCCTCACCCACAAGCAATTGATCGTCGGGGCGCACCCTATGCAGCACCACCGACAAGGCGAACCCGTCGAGCAGGGCCAGGCGACCACGCGCCATCGTTCCCCGCGCGCAACATGCCAAGCAAAGCACCCGGCCCAGCCTCACCCGGAAATGGACATCACCTCACGAACCGCCCTCTGAGAGCATTGCGTCATGGGTGTGAGCGGAGCCGTACCGCAAGGTGATGATCATCATGCAACACAGGAATTCATCGGGGAGCCGCCGCTGGACACCGCGCAGCAGTTGCGGATCCGGGCCACCCATCGCGGGTTCACGTATCAGAATCTCTACGCTGTTGGCTGCCTGCTTCGACTGCGGGACGCGGGCGCTGAGAGCTTGCTGGTGGAGCGCGACGAGGACCTGGAGGTGGTGCTCCCGAGCCGCCGCCTGTATCTCCAGGTCAAAACGCGCAAGAGCGGCGTCCTGGTCTGGAGCGATATCCGCGACGCGCTCGATCAGTACCGTGGAGTTCGGGCCGAGCATGATGCAGACCGGCGCGGTGGCAGTCCCTCGCTGATCGTGATCACCAATGCCCAGCCTGGACCTGACCTGCTGGACAGGACAGTCGCCGCGGACTGGCCCGGCGACGTTCATCTGCTGTACCCGGGCAGACCTTCGGCGACTGAGGCTTGGCTGCCGACGCCGGCGCCCGACCTCGAGGCGATGATGCAGTGGTGTACGGCCGAGGCCAGCAATGTCCGATTCGCCTCACTCAAACCGCGGACGCTGGTGGAGAAGCTGGCGGCCCGGGTGCAGTACGCGTCCACGGGCGCGCTCGGTCAGGGCTTCGCAGCAGCGGACCTTGCCCAGTTGTTCGAGCAGTTCGTGCAGGAGCTGCAGGCGTTTCCGGAGACCCCCGATACCTACCGGCCCCAGAAGACCGATCCCGAGCTGGTCGGCGAACAGCCGGTGCGGCTGGTGGTCGGGTACTCAGGCGCAGGGAAGACCACTTGGGCAGCGGATGCGGCTAAGCGGTGCTCGCTGCCCGTGACGTACTGCGATGTGGCAGATGGCGTGTCGGCCGATGCTCTCGCCGAGTCGCTGGCCCGGGAACTCGCGGCCAGGCACCTCAGCGGTCCGGCGGGAACGGAGCTGCCCTACGGGTCGAGCCTGGATGTCCTGCGAGCGGTCCACCGGCGGCTGGAAGAAACGGGGACCATCGTCGCTGTCGTCCTCGACAACGCCCACCGCGTTCCCGTCGGCGGACTCCGCGCGCTCATTGCCGCGCTGCCCACTGCACAGTTGGTCTTGTTGGCGCACCCCTGGCCTGACCAGCCCGTTCTTGAGATTCATCTCGGAATCGCCCCGCAGGTGCTGCCTGGATGGAGTGTCGACACCGTGGTTGAGGTCTTCGTGGCTGAAGGCTGCCGGACCGACTACGCCACGGCGCAGCGCGTCATCACGCTCACCGGCGGTCTGCCCTTGTACGTCGGTCAGGCCGCCGTGCTCGCCCGCAGCCAGTACGGCGCCGACGTGGCCGAGTTCTGCGACGCGTTCGAGGAGGGGACGCACGCAATGCCCACTGCTCAGGAGCGCATCCTCGAGCGGGCCTTCGCAGGTCTCGGCGAGACGGCTACGGCACTGGCCGGCCTCCTCGCCCTGGCCGAGGTCCCACTGAAGCAGGACGAGCTGCAGCTGTTGGCTGCGGACATGGGGATGGCGAGCCGGTCGGTCAACGGCCGTGCTCTTCGAGAGCTTGTTGGCCCCGGGCTGACGCAGTCGTTCGGGGACGGTCACCTGAAGCTTCATGACGCCGCACGAGCTGTCGCCCCGCAGGTGCTTGAAGGTCTCAACGAGGAGACGGCCGACCGGGTGCAGCGGACCTTGTGCCAGATTGTGGAGGGTGACTGGGATCCCGCGCGACGTTCCCGCTGGATGCGACTGCTGGGATCAACGGGACAGATCGGGGTCCTGATCGCCCTCACCGAGGAGGAGGGGTTCTTCGAGCGTGACTACCCCCGTGAGGTGCGCGCCGACCTCGCTGACACGGCGCGTGATCCGGCCTCGGATCCCGCACTGCGGCTCGACGCTCACAACGCGCTGGCCGCATGGGCGTTCAATGAACGAGACATGGAGGGGCTAGCCTCACATGTCCACGCGATGGAGACGATTCGTCGAGCCGGACACCCGGACTTCGGTCCGCGAGAGGCCGTGCTCGTCGCCTCCCGACAGTTCCGTCTCTACGGCCCAGCGGGAGCCCTCACACAACTTCGCCGTGCCTTCGCCGAAGCACACGCCCAGACGCCTTCTCCCTCCCGGTTCGACCGGGGATTGCGCTACGAGTACGCCGGTGCTTTGTGGGAGGCGGGAGAACACCTGGAGGCGGGCAAACTCGCTGCGGGACTCATCGACACCTACATGGACCACCTCGGGCTGACACCTCCCGACATCCTGCTGCCGGTCGAGATGCTCCACGAGCGATGCGTCAGCCACGACACACCAGACGACTTCAAGAGGCTCGCCGACTGCTTCGGCCTCCTGGTCAAAGTCGCGCGCAAACTCGACAGAATGGACTTCGAACCCTGGGCACTATGGGCGTTTAAGCTCTACAACGCCTCCGGCGCCACGCGGTCGGCCATCGACTCGGGGCAGGACCTCGCAGACGTGGAATGCCGGACCAATCCCGCCGGGGCGCTGAGACAGCTCGACTCACTGCTGCGCGCGGCCCAGGAGAACAACCTCCTGGACATGATCGTCGGGATTCGTTCGCAGCGTGCCTTTGTTCTGGCTCTCGCGGGCGACGTACCTAGTGCCCGTGCGGAGATGGATGCCCTCGCCCAGTACGACCTCACCCCCAGCGAGAATGACGACATCCGGCACCAGAGCCGGCTCATCGAAGAGATCGCCAATCCTGTGGGGCTCGTAAAGTCATCGCTGCAGGTGGGGCCCGCGTGAGAGGCGTTCGCTGGCGGCTGGGATGCTACGCGGGTGATCATCTCGACGGTGTATCGGATCACCCGTGCGTTGCTATCCGTGCCGGGCGTCCTGCTGCGCCGCAACACGGCCAAGGACGCCGAACTGCTGGTGCTGCGGCATGAGAACGCGGTGCTGCGACGGCAACTCGCTGGTCCGGTCCGTTACGAGCCCGCGGACCGGTTCTGGCTGGCCGCGCTGTCGTCGCTGATACCGCGGTGCGACTGGGGGCGGGTGTTCCCGGTCACCCCGGGGACGCTGTTGGCCTGGCACCGCAGGCTGATCGCGAAACGGTGGGACTACTCCGACCGACGTCGGCGCACCGGCCGCCCACCGACGGCGGCCGCGCTCAAGAAGCTGGTGCTGCGTCCGGCGCAGGAGAACCCGCGGCGGGGTCACCGGCGGATCCAGGGTGATGAAGTTTCCCCGTGATCTCGGACACTCGTTCTTATGCGGCGATGGTGTGCCGCTGTCGGGTCTCGTGCGGGGTCAGGTAGCCCCAGTTGGGGTGTTTGCGTAGTCGGCGCCGGTTGTAGAAAGTCTCGATGAAGGAGAAGACCTCGGTGCGGGCGGTTGCCCGGTCGGGCCAGGTCCGGATACCGATCTCGGCCTTCAGGACTGCCCAGAAGCTCTCGGCTGCGGCGTTGTCGTAGCACGAGCCGGTGCGTCCGGTGCTCGCTCTCATGCCCAACCTGGCTATCTCGCTGCGGAATTGGGTGGAGGTGTATTCGCTGCCGCGGTCGCTGTGCGCAATGCAACCGGGCTCCAGGCGGCCGCGTCCATGGGCCATGTGCAGGGCGTCGACGACCAGGTCAGCGCGGTGGTGGTCGGCCATCGACCAGCCGACGACCTCGCGGGTGGCCAGGTCCAGCCAGCAGGCCAGGTAGAGCCAGCCCTGCTCGGTAGGCAGGTAGGTGATGTCTCCGACCAGGCGGGTTCCGGGCCGGGCCGCGGTGAAGTCGCGGCCGATGAGGTCCGGTGCGGGCCGGGCCTGTTTGTCCGGGCGGGTCAGCGACCGGCGGTGGCCGCGGGTGATCCCGGCGATGCCGCGTTCGCGCATCAGCCGCTCGACACGCTTGCGGTTCACGCCGTGGCCCAGCCGCCGCAGCTCGGCGTGGACGCGCGGGACGCCGTAGGCGCCCCTGGAGGCCAGGTGGACCACGGTGATCTCGTGCACGAGCGCATCGTCGGCACGCAGGCGCGCACGCCGGGCCTGTTCGCCTCCGGCCCAGGCGTAGAAGGAGGAGCGGGGAACACCGAGTACGCGGCACAGCAAGGAGACCGGGTAGGAGGCCTTCTCCGCCGCGATGAACCGGTAGACCCCGCTCACCGGTCGCTCTCCCGCGCGAAGAAGGCCGTCTTAGATTCAACCGGTCAAGGCAACACTCTCGGCTGGTGTGCGGAATCCGAGGCACTTGCGCGGACGGTTGTTCAGCTTGGTCGCGATGGCGTCAAGGTCGTCCTGGCTGAAGGTCGACAGGTTGGTGCCTTTTGGTAGGTACTGCCGGAGCAGCTTGTTGGTGGGGCCTTCCCCCGTGAAGGTGGGCACGCGGTTATTGATCACGCGGCGAGTGTGAGTTTAGCGGTGTGGTGTCGGTGTTCGTATTCGTTGGGGCTGAGGTGGCCGTTGGCGGAGTGCCGGCGGCGGGTGTTGTAGCGGGTCAGCCAGGCGAAGACGGTTCTGCGGCAGGTGTCGGAGTCGCCGTAGTCGGTGGCGCCCTGGAGGGTCTCGCGTTTGAGGGAGGCGTGGAAGCTTTCGCAGGCCGCGTTGTCGGCGCTGGTGCCGATCGCGCCCATCGAGCGGGTGACCCCGAGTTGGTCGCAGAGGCCGGCGTAGGCCCGGGATCCGTATTGCGCTCCGTGGTCGCAGTGGAACACTGCGCCGTCCAGGCGGCCGCGGGTCGAGGCTGCCATCCGCAGTGCGTCGGTGACCAGGCCGGTGCGCATGTGGTCGGCGATGGACCAGCCGACGACCTTGCGGCTGAAGCAGTCCAGCACGGTCGCGAGATAGAGGAACTCCCCGCCTGCGAGCGGGAGATACGTGATGTCGCCCATGTATTTGCGACCCGGCTCGGTGGCGGTGAAGTCCCGCTGGAACAGGTCTGGGACCGGTGAGGCTGCCGGGTCCGGGACGGTGGTGCGCACGCGTCTGCGCAGGCGGATGCCGGTGATGGAGAACGTTCGCATGACCCGGGCGATCCTCTTTTCGTTGACCCGCCGCCCTTTCTCGCGGAGCTCGGCCGTGATTCGCGGGGAGCCGTAGGCGCCGCCGGACTCGCCGTGGATCTGACGGATCTCCTCGGCCAGGACCCGGTCCTCCCGCTGCCGGGTGGCCCGGGCCTCGGCGCCGGCGAGCCACTTGTAGTAGCTGGACCGGTTCACGTCCAGGACCTGGCAGAGCCGCTTCACCTCGTAGGTGTTGCGATGGTCGTCAACGAACTGGAAGCGGCTCCTCACCAGTTCGTCTCTCCGGCGAAATACTTGGCCGCCTTGCGGAGGATGTCCCGCTCGGTGGCGAGCTTGCGCTCACTTGCCTCCAACTCGGCCACCCGGGCCTCCAGCTGTCGGACCCGCTCGTGCGGATCAGCGGACGGCACGGCCTCCCGGGGCTGGGCGCCCGGCTTCGCAGCCGCGGCGGTGATGCCACGGCGTTCGCGGTCCCGCAGCACCCACTCCCGCAGGGTCGCCCTGTTGATCCCCAGGTCAGCGGCGATGCTCTTGTAGATCGCCCCGGGTGTGGACTCGTACAGGGCCACGGCATCGGCCCTGAACTCGTCCGAGTAGTCCTTCATCGCCATCGGCGGTCTTCTCGCTTCCTCCGGATCAAGCAGATCCAGTATCAGCGTGTCCACCACTCAGGGGGAGGACCCGTGTTCTCGTTGGTGCCGCGTTGCCAGGGGCTCCGTGGGGCTGCGAAGAACACGTCGACGCCGGTGCCGGCGGTGAACCGCTTGTGGGCAGCCAGTTCCATGCCGCGGTCCCAGGTCAGAGTGCCGCGTAGCCGGGGGTCCATGCGTGCGTAGGTCTCGGCGAGCGCGGGAACGACCACGGTGGTGTGACGGCTGGCGAGTTTGACGACCGTAAGAAACCGTGACTTCCGGTCGACCAGCGTCGCGACCTGGCTGTTGTTCGAGCCGATCACCAGATCGCCTTCCAAGTGCCCGAACTCGCTCCGGTCCTCCGCAGTCTCGGGCCGCTCCTCGATCGGCCGGGCATCGGTGATCTGCGAGCGCCACTGTCCCTTCACTGTATGGCGCTTGTTCTTCCGGATCGGGCGACCAGTTCGCAGGCGTTTGCACAGCTCACGCGGGACCACCTTCCATCGGGTCGTGTAGACCGACCGATAAATCGTCTCGTGGCTGATCCGCATCCCAGCGTCGTCACTGTGACGGAGACGCAGGTGCCCGGTGATCTGCTCCGGCGACCACTCCTCCTTCAGCAGGGTCAGAACCGCCTGCCTCAACTCGGGTCTGCGAGCGAGGAGGCACTGCTTCGGGCGCCGGGCGCGGTCAAGTGCTCGTTCCTGCGCAGCGATCGCCCGGTAGACGTCGCGTCCACCGTTCTTGTTCACTTCACGGCTGATCGTCGACACCGCACGCCCCAGGAAGCCGGCGATTGTCCGGTAGGACTCACCGGCGCACAGTCCGCGCGAGATATCCTCCCGCTCGCCCACGGTCAGGCTTCCGGCCCGCGCCTTGCGGGGCGCTGGAGCGATCCCTCCGTGGTGCTTGAGGACGGTGAACACCGAGCCGGGCGGCTTGCCGATCTGCCGTGAGATAACACTGATCGACTCCCCAGCTCTCCACCGCCGCCACAAGTCGGCCTTCATCTCGTCCGACATCCCCGGCCGACCCAGTCTCGCCACGTATACCGTCCTCAACCAGCACTGTTGCTCCGACCGGTTGAATCTAAGGTCGCTTTTTTCAGGACCTCGATCGTCTTCTGCTGTTCGACGTTCTGCCGGCGAAGGCGACGCAACTCCTCGTGCTCGGCACTGGTCAGCTCGCCCGGACTGCCTTCACCCCGGTCGACTTGGTCCTGCTTGACCCAAGCCCGCAAACCCTCCGGGCTAACCCCCAGGTCCCGGGCCACCTCCGTGACCGTCTTGCTGGAGGATCGGGCCAACGCCACGGCGTCCTGCTTGAACTCCTCCGAGTACCGCTTCCCTGCTTTATTGCTCACCTGGCTCTACTTCCTCTGGAACCTCACGTCCCAGTCTCCAGGTGTCCAGATCCACGGGGAAGCTTCAGTGAACTGGCCAGGTTGGGGCATTCGATCGCGCCGTCCACGGTCTGGCAGATCCTGCACGCGGCTGGCGTCGACCCGGCCCCGCGTCGCACCGGCCCGAGCCGGCGGGAATTCCTGACCGTCCAGGCCGAGGGGATCGTCGCGGCGGACTTCCTCCACATCGACACGATCACCGGCAAGCGGCTGTATGCGCTGGCGTTCCTGGAACACGGCACGCGCAAGCTGCACATCACCGGCGTGACCGCGCACCCGACCGCCAAGTGAGCGGTCCAGCAGGCCCGCAACCTCACCGCCGACCTCGGCACCCGTGCCGGGTCGGTCCGAATCGTGCTGCGCGATCACGACAGCAAGTACACCGAACCCTCCGACGCCGTCTTCGAGGCCGAAGGCATCGACGTGCTGCTCAGCACACCCCGAGCGCCGCGGATGAACGCCCATCGCGAGCGCGTCATCGACACGATCCGCCGAGAGGTGCTCGACCACGTTCTGGTCATGAACGAGGCCCACGCCCGACGCGTACTTGCCGAGTACCAGCACCACTACAACGCCCACCGACCGCACCGATCACGAGACCAACGGCCACCCGAAGCCGCGCACCAGCAGCCGGACCGGTCCGTGGGTACGCCGGGCAAGCTCCTACAGACGCGCATCCTCGGCGGAGTCATCAACCAGTACCAGTACGTGGCTTGAGCTGCAGCGATGACTTTTCGAGCCCTACAAGATCTGCACGATCTCGGCGAACGCGCACGCTTCAGTTCGCGCTACGTCAAAGGTGTTTCGTCAGCGGGCAAAGACGGCCGCGGGAACGGTCGGCATTGTTGTGGCAGGGGTCGAGACCTCGGGGGATCCCGGCGCACGTCCTTGCATAGGGCACCCGACAGCCGTCGTGGAGCGCACCCGGTCATCGCCCTCTGGGCTTTTTAGCAGAACTCGGCGCACCTAAACGCCGCGTTCCCACGGAACGGAGTGGAATTCACATGAACATTACTCCCGGGTTCGGGAAGAAACTGCTGAGCCGGTCCGCGGTGCTCACCGCGGGTGCCGCGCTCGCCATGGGGGGCTTCGCGGGCCCGGCCAGTGCGTCGCAGAGCGCGAACATCTCCGCGTGGACCGTCAGCGCCAGTTCGTGCCCGACCTACTTCAAGATATGCCTGTTCTACTCCCCCGGGGGCACCGGGGGACGGTACGGGACCAAGTACCTGCAGGAGGGTGACCTGTCGGGGTTCACCTTCGGCGGTTCGGGAGCTGGGGTCGGCCAGGTCGTGAAGGACAACGCGGCCTCGGCCGACAACAACACCGGTTGCAACGTCGCCATCTGGGACGCCTACTACTCGGGTGATTCGGACTGGCTGAGCCCGCACAAGGGCGGGAACTTCGGTCCGCTCCTGCGCAACCGTGAGCAGTCCTTCGCCGAGGACGACGGAAGCCGC includes:
- a CDS encoding IS3 family transposase; the protein is MSGVYRFIAAEKASYPVSLLCRVLGVPRSSFYAWAGGEQARRARLRADDALVHEITVVHLASRGAYGVPRVHAELRRLGHGVNRKRVERLMRERGIAGITRGHRRSLTRPDKQARPAPDLIGRDFTAARPGTRLVGDITYLPTEQGWLYLACWLDLATREVVGWSMADHHRADLVVDALHMAHGRGRLEPGCIAHSDRGSEYTSTQFRSEIARLGMRASTGRTGSCYDNAAAESFWAVLKAEIGIRTWPDRATARTEVFSFIETFYNRRRLRKHPNWGYLTPHETRQRHTIAA
- a CDS encoding IS3 family transposase (programmed frameshift) codes for the protein MAMKDYSDEFRADAVALYESTPGAIYKSIAADLGINRATLREWVLRDRERRGITAAAAKPGAQPREAVPSADPHERVRQLEARVAELEASERKLATERDILRKAAKYFRRDELVRSRFQFVDDHRNTYEVKRLCQVLDVNRSSYYKWLAGAEARATRQREDRVLAEEIRQIHGESGGAYGSPRITAELREKGRRVNEKRIARVMRTFSITGIRLRRRVRTTVPDPAASPVPDLFQRDFTATEPGRKYMGDITYLPLAGGEFLYLATVLDCFSRKVVGWSIADHMRTGLVTDALRMAASTRGRLDGAVFHCDHGAQYGSRAYAGLCDQLGVTRSMGAIGTSADNAACESFHASLKRETLQGATDYGDSDTCRRTVFAWLTRYNTRRRHSANGHLSPNEYEHRHHTAKLTLAA
- a CDS encoding IS30 family transposase, which gives rise to MSDEMKADLWRRWRAGESISVISRQIGKPPGSVFTVLKHHGGIAPAPRKARAGSLTVGEREDISRGLCAGESYRTIAGFLGRAVSTISREVNKNGGRDVYRAIAAQERALDRARRPKQCLLARRPELRQAVLTLLKEEWSPEQITGHLRLRHSDDAGMRISHETIYRSVYTTRWKVVPRELCKRLRTGRPIRKNKRHTVKGQWRSQITDARPIEERPETAEDRSEFGHLEGDLVIGSNNSQVATLVDRKSRFLTVVKLASRHTTVVVPALAETYARMDPRLRGTLTWDRGMELAAHKRFTAGTGVDVFFAAPRSPWQRGTNENTGPPPEWWTR
- a CDS encoding transposase, encoding MSNKAGKRYSEEFKQDAVALARSSSKTVTEVARDLGVSPEGLRAWVKQDQVDRGEGSPGELTSAEHEELRRLRRQNVEQQKTIEVLKKATLDSTGRSNSAG
- a CDS encoding peptidase inhibitor family I36 protein, with translation MNITPGFGKKLLSRSAVLTAGAALAMGGFAGPASASQSANISAWTVSASSCPTYFKICLFYSPGGTGGRYGTKYLQEGDLSGFTFGGSGAGVGQVVKDNAASADNNTGCNVAIWDAYYSGDSDWLSPHKGGNFGPLLRNREQSFAEDDGSRSGCQSA